The proteins below are encoded in one region of Ascaphus truei isolate aAscTru1 chromosome 10, aAscTru1.hap1, whole genome shotgun sequence:
- the MMACHC gene encoding cyanocobalamin reductase / alkylcobalamin dealkylase: MVTHVELQEDLQDALLPFGFEVYPFQVGRYNAVLQPAFHLNYPEDTLAFVVLSIPSMFERAFKPFLGQHKLQKLRDPIDECVSYHMMLAKERFPSHKVDVIYDYELHPNRRPKILMQTAAHVSGAAYYYQRKDVLQDPWGEKKLFGVCIHARFGGWFAIRAVLVFAELRAPGLEQILPIDCVPSREARIQLLEDFNFRWRDGKYRDVLPAEERYSAEQTLYFATPPADRMKLLELWGQLQ; this comes from the exons ATGGTGACACACGTGGAGCTGCAAGAAGATTTGCAAGATGCCTTGTTGCCATTTGGGTTTGAGGTCTATCCCTTCCAG GTCGGTCGCTACAATGCAGTTCTGCAGCCAGCCTTCCACCTTAACTACCCAGAAGACACACTGGCTTTCGTTGTCCTGAGTATCCCATCAATGTTTGAGAGAGCTTTTAAGCCCTTTCTTGGCCAACACAAGTTGCAGAAACTTCGAGACCCTATTGATGAGTGTGTCTCCTACCATATGATGCTAGCAAAGGAG CGGTTCCCCTCTCACAAAGTAGATGTTATCTATGACTACGAACTTCATCCCAACCGCCGGCCCAAGATCCTGATGCAGACAGCTGCGCATGTGTCTGGGGCCGCGTATTATTATCAGAGGAAGGACGTCCTGCAGGATCCCTGGGGGGAAAAG AAGCTGTTCGGTGTGTGTATTCACGCCCGGTTTGGCGGGTGGTTTGCTATTCGTGCTGTGCTGGTGTTTGCGGAGCTCCGTGCTCCCGGCTTGGAGCAGATCCTTCCCATAGACTGCGTGCCCTCCCGAGAGGCGAGGATCCAGCTGCTGGAGGACTTCAACTTCCGCTGGCGGGATGGGAAGTACCGCGATGTGCTGCCGGCGGAGGAGAGATACTCTGCGGAACAGACTCTCTACTTCGCAACTCCGCCTGCGGACAGGATGAAGTTGCTGGAGCTCTGGGGTCAGCTGCAATGA